Proteins found in one Pyrus communis chromosome 15, drPyrComm1.1, whole genome shotgun sequence genomic segment:
- the LOC137717085 gene encoding uncharacterized protein: MDIDTAGIHRKLQLNELEEIRHEAYENALIYKEKSKAFHDKMIRSKTFVLRQKVLLFNSRLHLFPVQIQSLKTGQEFKVNGHRLKSYYENFEEHVVDGESFHAVGPIEA; encoded by the exons atggacattgatACTGCTGGAatccataggaagcttcaacTAAACGAGCTTGAGGAGATAAGGCATGAAGCATACGAGAACGCattgatttacaaggagaagtcaaaagcattccatgacaagatgattcgtagcaagacATTTGTTCTAAggcagaaagtgctactctTCAATTCCCGCCTTCACttgtttccag tccaaattcaaagcttAAAGACCGGCCAAGAGTTCAAAGTCAACGGACATCGTTTGAAgtcatactatgagaactttgaagagcaTGTCGTGGATGGAGAAAGcttccatgccgtgggcccAATTGAAGCTTAA